A genome region from Dolichospermum compactum NIES-806 includes the following:
- a CDS encoding AAA family ATPase, with product MSDLFKGFEQLLELVKTLEEKAENGEIKTNVQFNSRPLSNIPRTGNIPRSNNMGNDVGTSRMNTQSPPASGAGPSDPVVPPDPTSGIALKDIGGLSEILKELKELVAIPLKRPDLLAKLGLEPTHGVLLVGPPGTGKTLTARALAEELGVNYIAIVGPEVISKYYGEAEQRLRGIFEKAAKNAPCIIFIDEIDSLAPDRSAVEGEVEKRLVAQLLGLMDGFSHSPGVIVLAATNRPDHLDPALRRPGRFDREVQFRIPDINGRKEILQILTRSMPLDDTVDLDFIAERAVGFVGADLKAVCQKAAYTALRRQVPSIEVQAPENMTVTQTDFLQGLKEIKPAVLRSVEVEVPQVAWDDIGGLENIKQTLRESVEGALLYPELYLQTKAIAPKGILLWGPPGTGKTLLAKAVASQARANFIGVNGPELLTRWVGASEQAVRELFAKARQAEPCVIFIDEIDTLAPARGTYSGDSGVSNRVVGQLLTELDGVEVGASILVIGATNRPDALDSALLRAGRLDLQLKVDLPDLASRLDILQVYTQGRPLLDVNLTYWSEVTEGWNGADLVLLSNQAAVEAIRRFRSQGQTNPADIRITNDDFEYSYQVLVSQRHA from the coding sequence ATGAGTGATTTATTCAAAGGATTTGAACAGTTACTAGAACTGGTAAAAACCTTAGAAGAAAAAGCAGAAAACGGAGAAATCAAAACCAATGTCCAGTTTAATTCCCGACCTTTAAGCAACATTCCCCGAACAGGAAATATTCCTCGTAGCAATAATATGGGTAATGACGTGGGTACAAGTCGGATGAACACTCAATCCCCCCCGGCTTCTGGTGCAGGTCCCTCAGATCCAGTTGTTCCTCCCGATCCTACTTCAGGTATTGCTCTTAAAGATATCGGTGGACTGAGCGAAATTCTCAAAGAACTCAAAGAACTGGTTGCTATTCCCTTAAAACGCCCTGACCTACTGGCAAAATTGGGACTAGAACCCACCCACGGCGTATTATTAGTTGGTCCTCCGGGCACCGGTAAAACCCTCACAGCCCGGGCTTTAGCTGAGGAACTGGGCGTTAACTACATTGCTATTGTCGGACCCGAAGTCATCAGTAAATATTACGGTGAAGCGGAGCAAAGATTGCGCGGTATTTTTGAAAAAGCCGCCAAAAATGCTCCCTGTATTATTTTTATTGATGAAATTGATAGCCTCGCCCCAGACCGCAGTGCAGTAGAAGGGGAAGTTGAAAAGCGTCTGGTTGCCCAATTATTAGGCTTAATGGATGGTTTTTCCCATAGTCCAGGGGTAATTGTCCTCGCAGCTACCAACCGCCCTGACCACCTTGACCCAGCCTTGCGACGACCGGGACGATTTGACCGGGAAGTCCAGTTTCGCATTCCCGACATCAACGGACGCAAAGAAATTCTGCAAATTCTCACCCGCTCCATGCCCTTGGATGACACGGTTGACCTCGATTTTATCGCTGAACGGGCCGTAGGATTTGTGGGGGCTGATTTGAAAGCTGTCTGTCAAAAGGCTGCTTACACCGCCCTCCGTCGTCAAGTTCCTTCTATAGAAGTGCAAGCTCCAGAAAACATGACGGTTACTCAAACTGATTTTTTACAGGGACTAAAGGAAATCAAACCGGCTGTACTTCGCAGTGTGGAAGTTGAAGTTCCCCAAGTTGCTTGGGATGATATTGGTGGTTTAGAGAATATTAAGCAAACCCTGCGAGAATCTGTAGAAGGGGCGCTACTTTATCCAGAACTTTACCTACAAACTAAGGCTATTGCTCCCAAGGGGATTTTGCTATGGGGTCCTCCGGGAACTGGCAAAACTTTATTAGCAAAGGCTGTGGCTTCCCAGGCCAGGGCTAATTTTATTGGTGTCAATGGACCGGAATTACTGACCCGTTGGGTAGGTGCGAGTGAACAAGCAGTGCGGGAATTATTTGCTAAGGCTCGACAAGCAGAACCCTGTGTCATATTCATTGATGAAATTGATACTTTAGCCCCAGCACGGGGAACTTACAGCGGTGATTCTGGCGTGAGTAACCGGGTAGTGGGGCAATTACTTACTGAGTTGGATGGTGTAGAGGTCGGTGCAAGTATTCTGGTAATTGGGGCAACAAACCGTCCTGATGCTCTTGATTCTGCTTTATTACGGGCAGGAAGGTTGGATTTACAACTAAAGGTAGATTTACCTGATTTAGCCAGTCGTTTAGATATTTTGCAAGTCTATACTCAGGGACGACCATTGTTAGATGTAAATTTAACCTATTGGTCTGAAGTCACGGAAGGTTGGAATGGTGCAGATTTAGTATTGCTATCCAATCAGGCTGCTGTAGAAGCTATTCGCCGTTTTCGATCGCAAGGACAGACAAATCCGGCTGATATCAGGATTACTAATGATGATTTTGAATATTCTTATCAGGTTTTAGTCAGTCAA
- a CDS encoding gas vesicle protein K, whose translation MVYTPVESSNDFLSVTPVENSSEFLNTSPKKKSNNETGLAPLLLTVLELIRQLMEAQIIRRMEEDLLSESDLERTAESLQKLEEQILNLCQIFDIDPADLNINLGEFGTLLPASGSYYPGETGSRPSILELLDRLLNTGIVVDGEIDIGVAQLDLIHAKLRLVLTSKPI comes from the coding sequence ATGGTCTACACTCCAGTTGAAAGCTCCAACGATTTCCTCAGCGTCACTCCAGTTGAAAACTCTAGCGAATTTCTAAACACCTCTCCTAAAAAGAAATCTAATAATGAAACGGGTTTAGCACCCTTATTATTGACTGTATTGGAATTGATACGCCAATTGATGGAAGCTCAAATAATTCGGCGCATGGAAGAGGATTTACTCAGTGAATCTGACTTAGAACGAACCGCAGAAAGTTTGCAAAAGTTAGAGGAACAAATTTTAAATTTGTGCCAGATATTTGACATTGATCCAGCAGATTTGAATATAAATTTAGGAGAGTTTGGTACTCTTTTACCAGCTTCTGGTTCTTATTATCCAGGAGAAACTGGTAGTCGCCCTTCGATCCTAGAGTTATTAGATCGGCTTTTAAATACCGGAATAGTTGTAGATGGTGAAATAGATATAGGTGTGGCTCAACTGGATCTTATTCACGCCAAATTAAGGTTAGTTTTGACATCAAAACCAATTTAA
- the gvpF gene encoding gas vesicle protein GvpF, translating into MNTGLYLYGIFPDPIPENIELQGLDKQPVHNQVVDGFSFLYSDACQEKYLASRRNLLTHEKVLEQAMHEGFHVLLPLRFGLVVKDWETIQKQLIEPYKEQLNELFQKLAGQREVSIKILWDSKSELQAMMESNHDLKQQRDNMEGKNLNMEEIIQIGQLIESNLAARKQTVIQEFFNNLHPLAKEIVESDPMTEEMIYNAAFLIPWETESVFSERVEAIDRKFGDRLRIRYNNFTAPYTFAQLAS; encoded by the coding sequence ATGAATACTGGTCTTTATTTGTACGGCATTTTTCCAGATCCAATTCCTGAAAATATTGAGCTTCAAGGATTGGATAAACAACCTGTTCATAATCAGGTAGTTGATGGCTTTAGTTTTTTATATTCAGATGCTTGTCAAGAAAAATATTTGGCTTCCCGTCGTAATTTGTTAACTCATGAAAAAGTTTTAGAACAAGCAATGCACGAAGGGTTTCATGTTCTTTTACCTCTACGGTTTGGATTAGTTGTCAAAGATTGGGAGACAATCCAAAAACAACTAATTGAACCATACAAAGAGCAATTAAATGAGTTATTTCAAAAGCTGGCAGGACAAAGAGAGGTAAGCATTAAGATTCTTTGGGATAGCAAATCAGAATTGCAAGCCATGATGGAGTCTAATCATGATTTGAAGCAGCAGCGCGACAACATGGAAGGCAAAAATTTGAATATGGAAGAAATAATTCAAATCGGACAATTAATTGAAAGTAATTTAGCTGCTCGCAAACAGACGGTCATTCAAGAGTTCTTTAATAACTTACATCCTTTAGCTAAGGAGATTGTAGAAAGTGATCCGATGACGGAAGAAATGATTTACAATGCGGCTTTTTTAATTCCTTGGGAAACAGAATCTGTATTTAGCGAACGAGTCGAAGCTATTGATAGAAAATTTGGCGATCGCCTACGTATTCGCTACAACAATTTTACCGCACCCTACACATTTGCCCAGCTTGCTTCATAG
- a CDS encoding gas vesicle protein, which yields MKSFRHRSIIRAKISTMPRHISEASSQLELYKMVAEKQRISKELSSIKERMTTLQKRLDSLNNDIDNTEKKIHKLRQPHSSTAPNMVRSKNVVESNNYQTFEIEY from the coding sequence ATGAAAAGCTTTCGTCATCGTAGTATTATTAGAGCTAAAATCAGCACGATGCCACGACATATATCTGAGGCATCTAGTCAATTAGAACTTTATAAGATGGTAGCTGAGAAACAACGTATTAGCAAAGAATTATCTTCTATTAAAGAACGAATGACTACGCTTCAAAAACGGTTAGATTCTCTCAATAATGATATAGATAACACAGAGAAAAAGATTCATAAATTGCGTCAACCTCACTCCAGCACAGCTCCAAATATGGTGCGTTCAAAGAATGTTGTTGAATCCAATAACTACCAGACTTTTGAGATTGAATATTAA
- a CDS encoding ArsA family ATPase — protein sequence MNQYDSLHLVMFSGKGGVGKTTISCSFARYWARQFPEERILLLSTDPAHSLGDILLSEVKDYASPLTDLPNLSVQALDAQKLLLEFKAKYSQFLELLVERGSLADGEDLAPVWDLNWPGLNELMGLLEIQYLLAEKKVDRIVVDMAPSGHTLNLLRLKDFLDVILNSLELFQKKHQVITQTFTGGYTRDEVDDFLADLKLQLSESRRLLQDDTFTGCLVAAVSEPMCFAETERFLGNLKTLDVPYAGIVINRILTDLDIEPDRYAEQQKFINKFLTISQNKPVFIVPQQKIQPLGGVALDNLASQMQKIDSVELATPPLIQWPSKIPPSFSDFIAEGCQLIIVGGKGGVGKTTVSAAMGWALASRYPEKKIRMISIDPAHSLGDAFGQKLGHEPVLLTPNLSGQEIDAAQILDQFRADYLWELADMISGEGTETETTVNIAYLPEAWRQIMSQALPGIDEMLSLITILDLLDSNEQDLIILDTAPTGHLLQFLQMPTALGDWLSWIFKLWMKYQNVLGRVDFMGRLRHLRQQVVQAQKKLKDPRHTQFVGVIQAEAAIIAEHIRLTETLKTMKIQQRYVVQNRYSQELATDSSLFPEQTIIRLPKLPRSVEPLARVQGAANLLF from the coding sequence ATGAATCAATACGACTCACTTCATTTAGTCATGTTTAGCGGTAAAGGTGGAGTTGGTAAAACTACAATTTCTTGTAGTTTTGCTCGTTATTGGGCAAGACAATTCCCTGAAGAAAGAATTTTGTTGCTTTCTACAGATCCCGCACATTCTTTAGGTGATATATTACTTTCAGAAGTGAAAGATTATGCCTCACCATTAACAGATTTACCTAATTTGAGTGTTCAGGCATTAGACGCTCAAAAACTGTTGTTAGAATTTAAAGCCAAATATAGTCAATTTTTAGAACTATTGGTGGAGCGAGGTAGTTTAGCTGACGGAGAAGACTTAGCCCCTGTTTGGGATTTAAACTGGCCTGGTTTAAACGAATTAATGGGGTTACTAGAAATTCAATATTTACTGGCTGAAAAAAAAGTAGATCGGATAGTAGTTGATATGGCTCCTTCTGGTCATACATTAAACTTGTTACGACTGAAAGATTTTCTGGATGTTATTTTAAACTCTTTAGAACTATTTCAGAAAAAACATCAGGTGATCACACAAACTTTCACAGGAGGTTATACAAGGGATGAAGTAGATGACTTTTTAGCCGATCTCAAACTGCAATTATCAGAAAGTAGACGACTACTACAAGATGATACATTTACAGGTTGTTTAGTTGCCGCAGTTTCTGAACCAATGTGTTTTGCGGAAACAGAGCGATTCTTAGGAAATTTAAAAACTCTAGATGTTCCCTATGCGGGAATAGTAATTAATCGAATCTTGACAGATTTAGATATAGAGCCAGACCGCTATGCGGAACAGCAAAAATTTATCAATAAATTCTTAACAATTTCCCAAAATAAACCCGTTTTTATCGTCCCTCAACAGAAAATCCAACCATTAGGTGGAGTTGCATTAGATAATCTCGCATCTCAAATGCAGAAAATTGATAGCGTTGAACTTGCAACTCCGCCACTAATCCAATGGCCAAGCAAAATTCCCCCCAGCTTTAGTGACTTTATAGCTGAAGGATGTCAACTAATTATTGTTGGTGGTAAAGGAGGAGTTGGCAAAACCACAGTTTCTGCCGCAATGGGCTGGGCTTTAGCTAGTCGTTATCCTGAGAAAAAAATTCGCATGATTTCTATAGATCCTGCTCATTCATTAGGAGATGCTTTTGGTCAAAAATTAGGACATGAACCTGTATTATTAACTCCTAACCTAAGCGGACAAGAAATTGATGCCGCCCAAATATTAGATCAATTCCGTGCTGATTACCTTTGGGAATTAGCGGATATGATTAGTGGGGAAGGAACAGAAACTGAAACAACAGTAAATATTGCTTATCTTCCAGAAGCTTGGCGACAGATTATGTCTCAAGCTTTACCTGGTATAGATGAGATGTTATCCCTAATTACCATCCTCGATTTATTAGACAGTAACGAGCAAGATTTGATTATTTTAGATACAGCACCAACAGGTCATCTCCTGCAATTTTTACAAATGCCAACTGCCTTAGGGGATTGGTTATCTTGGATATTTAAGCTGTGGATGAAATATCAAAATGTTTTAGGTCGAGTTGATTTTATGGGACGGTTGCGACATCTGCGCCAACAAGTTGTCCAAGCTCAAAAGAAATTAAAAGATCCACGTCATACCCAATTTGTGGGTGTAATTCAGGCAGAAGCAGCGATCATTGCTGAACATATCCGCTTAACAGAAACGTTGAAAACAATGAAAATTCAACAACGTTATGTAGTGCAAAATCGCTACAGCCAAGAACTGGCAACTGATAGTAGTTTGTTTCCCGAACAAACAATTATTCGCTTACCTAAGTTACCCAGATCGGTGGAACCGCTTGCCAGAGTTCAAGGTGCTGCCAATCTTTTATTTTAA
- a CDS encoding gas vesicle protein GvpG has translation MLTKLLLLPIMGPLNGLVWIGEQIQERTNTEFDAQENLHKQLLNLQLSFDIGEISEEDFEIQEEELLLKIQALEEEALLELKLAEEEARLQLELEQEEDFVIQPQLTTEIDRDKDLVLLP, from the coding sequence ATGCTGACGAAACTTTTACTATTGCCAATCATGGGTCCACTTAATGGACTGGTCTGGATTGGTGAGCAGATCCAAGAGCGTACAAATACTGAATTTGATGCTCAAGAAAATTTGCATAAACAATTATTAAACTTACAGCTTTCTTTCGATATTGGCGAAATTTCTGAAGAGGACTTCGAGATTCAAGAAGAGGAGCTTCTTTTGAAAATTCAAGCCTTGGAAGAGGAAGCCCTCTTAGAATTAAAATTGGCAGAAGAAGAAGCACGCTTGCAACTAGAATTAGAACAAGAGGAAGACTTTGTTATACAACCTCAATTGACAACAGAAATTGATAGAGACAAGGATCTCGTCTTATTACCCTAG
- a CDS encoding GvpL/GvpF family gas vesicle protein: MELENLYTYAFLKTPSFSLHLPEGSTTSVIQIDGNGLSAIVEPGISLDSFQDNDEKIVQMAIDHDRVICDIFRQITVLPLRFGTYFANTDNLLTHLESYGQEYLNKLEKINCKTEFILKLIPRMIAEESPVLESGRHYFLAKKQHYQKQKNFILAQASEKEILINFISKINQIPVIIQEQEEEVRIYLLVNYQDKSLLLEQFLTWQQTCPRWDLFLGEGIPPYHFI; the protein is encoded by the coding sequence ATGGAATTAGAAAACCTTTACACTTATGCTTTTTTAAAAACCCCTAGCTTTTCCTTGCATTTACCAGAAGGTTCTACTACTTCAGTAATTCAAATTGATGGAAATGGACTTTCAGCTATTGTCGAGCCTGGAATATCTTTAGATTCATTTCAAGATAATGATGAAAAAATTGTCCAGATGGCTATAGATCATGATCGAGTTATTTGTGATATTTTTCGGCAGATTACAGTTTTACCATTACGTTTTGGAACTTATTTTGCTAATACAGACAACCTGCTAACTCATCTAGAATCTTATGGGCAAGAATATCTAAATAAGCTAGAAAAAATCAATTGTAAAACCGAATTTATTCTAAAATTAATCCCTCGCATGATCGCAGAAGAATCGCCAGTTTTAGAATCAGGTAGACATTACTTTTTAGCTAAGAAGCAACACTATCAAAAGCAAAAAAACTTTATTCTTGCCCAAGCATCGGAAAAAGAAATCTTGATTAATTTTATCAGTAAAATCAATCAGATTCCCGTTATTATTCAAGAACAAGAAGAAGAAGTACGAATTTACCTTTTAGTCAATTACCAGGATAAAAGTTTACTTTTAGAACAATTTTTAACTTGGCAGCAAACTTGCCCTCGTTGGGATCTATTTTTAGGAGAAGGTATTCCTCCTTATCACTTCATTTAA